The following are from one region of the Vitis riparia cultivar Riparia Gloire de Montpellier isolate 1030 chromosome 9, EGFV_Vit.rip_1.0, whole genome shotgun sequence genome:
- the LOC117922052 gene encoding protein STRUBBELIG-RECEPTOR FAMILY 5-like isoform X3, protein MSKNNLKGDIPYQLPPNVLHLDLSRNGFTGGVPYSISQMTDLNYLNLGHNKLNGQLSDMFGQLPKLTLMDLSFNTLSGNLPQSFGSLSSLTTLRLQNNQFTGSINVLADLPLNDLNIENNQFTGWIPNALNNIDNIEAGGNSWSSEQAPPPPPGASSKNTHASRSSSNSGKGGGKSGMSGLAIAGVVLGSLLVLVILLALFSRRSSPPPSHFLDEERLSNHRPFTPIVSQELSNDMHPTNYKDFKLSNSSNSMDVKALQKSPSIGLKPPPSLNDLANRLSVKRSTSIRATAYSLADLQSATRNFATASLLGEGSVGRVYKAKYADGKVLAVKKISSSFFQSGQKQGFPEVVSSVSKLRHPNIAEIVGYCSEQGHNMLMYEYFRNGSLHQFLHLSDDFSRPLTWNTRVKIALGTARAIEYLHEVCSPPMVHKNIKSSNILLDAELNPHLSDYGFAACHQHTSQNLGVGYNAPECTKPSAYTLKSDVYSFGVVMLEVMTGRMPFDSSRPRSEQCLVRWATPQLHEIDSLEQMVDPALRGLYPPKSLSRFADIIALCVQMEPDFRPAMSEVVQSLARLIQGASRRMEDFNY, encoded by the exons ATGAGCAAGAACAACCTCAAGGGTGATATACCATATCAACTACCTCCTAATGTACTTCACTT AGATCTTTCTCGAAATGGTTTCACCGGTGGGGTTCCTTATTCGATTTCTCAGATGACTGACCTTAATTATCT AAATCTTGGTCATAATAAACTCAATGGACAGTTAAGTGATATGTTTGGACAACTCCCTAAACTCACTTTGAT GGATCTCTCCTTCAATACACTATCAGGCAATTTGCCTCAGAGTTTTGGATCACTCTCAAGCCTCACCACATT GCGTTTGCAGAACAATCAATTTACTGGTTCAATAAATGTCCTTGCTGACCTTCCCCTCAATGATTT GAATATTGAAAACAACCAATTTACTGGCTGGATCCCAAATGCATTGAATAATATAGATAATATAGA GGCTGGGGGAAATTCCTGGTCATCTGAGCAAGCTCCTCCACCTCCCCCTGGTGCAAGTTCAAAAAATACTCATGCTAGTAGGAGCTCATCCAACAGTGGAAAAGGTGGTGGGAAGTCTGGCATGAGTGGATTAGCCATTGCTGGAGTAGTTTTGGGAAGTTTGCTGGTACTTGTTATTCTACTTGCTCTATTTTCAAGACGatcttctcctcctccttcaCATTTTCTTGATGAAGAGAGGCTTAGCAATCATAGACCATTTACCCCGATTGTATCCCAGGAGTTATCCAATGACATGCACCCCACAAACTACAAAG ACTTTAAGTTGTCGAACTCATCTAATTCAATGGATGTAAAGGCTTTGCAAAAATCTCCTTCTATTGGTCTTAAGCCTCCACCTTCTCTTAATGATTTGGCAAATCGCTTGAGTGTCAAAAGAAGTACTTCTATTCGTGCTACAGCTTATTCCTTGGCGGATTTACAGAGTGCCACTAGAAACTTTGCAACAGCCAGCCTTCTTGGTGAGGGATCTGTTGGGCGTGTTTATAAGGCAAAGTATGCTGACGGAAAG GTGTTGGCTGTAAAAAAGATAAGCTCCTCCTTTTTCCAAAGTGGCCAGAAGCAAGGTTTTCCTGAAGTTGTTTCAAGTGTCTCCAAGCTTCGCCATCCAAATATTGCTGAAATTGTTGGTTATTGTTCAGAACAAGGGCATAACATGTTGATGTATGAGTATTTCAGAAATGGCTCACTACATCAGTTCTTGCACCTGTCAGATGATTTCAGCAGACCACTTACTTGGAACACCAGAGTCAAAATTGCTCTTGGCACAGCCCGGGCTATTGA GTACCTCCATGAGGTTTGCTCTCCACCCATGGTTCACAAGAACATCAAGTCTTCTAATATCTTGCTTGATGCTGAACTCAATCCTCATCTCTCTGACTATGGGTTTGCTGCTTGTCATCAG CATACGAGCCAAAACCTAGGGGTTGGATATAATGCTCCAGAATGCACAAAGCCTTCGGCTTATACGTTGAAGAgtgatgtttatagttttggagTAGTCATGTTGGAGGTAATGACAGGTCGGATGCCTTTTGACAG ttcaagaCCAAGATCGGAACAATGCCTTGTCCGATGGGCCACCCCACAGCTCCATGAGATTGATTCACTAGAACAAATGGTGGACCCTGCTTTGCGTGGTTTGTACCCTCCTAAGTCACTCTCTCGATTTGCAGATATCATTGCTCTCTGTGTACAG atGGAGCCTGACTTCCGGCCAGCCATGTCAGAGGTGGTGCAGAGTTTAGCTCGATTGATTCAAGGGGCTTCTCGTCGGATGGAAGACTTCAACTATTGA
- the LOC117922052 gene encoding protein STRUBBELIG-RECEPTOR FAMILY 5-like isoform X1, producing the protein MCPSLLVLMGVAFFGILTPIAHSTTVAPDVSALNVMYNSLNSPSQLTGWKSSGGDPCGESWKGIKCSGSSITEIKLSGLGLTGSMGYQLSSLTSVTNFDMSKNNLKGDIPYQLPPNVLHLDLSRNGFTGGVPYSISQMTDLNYLNLGHNKLNGQLSDMFGQLPKLTLMDLSFNTLSGNLPQSFGSLSSLTTLRLQNNQFTGSINVLADLPLNDLNIENNQFTGWIPNALNNIDNIEAGGNSWSSEQAPPPPPGASSKNTHASRSSSNSGKGGGKSGMSGLAIAGVVLGSLLVLVILLALFSRRSSPPPSHFLDEERLSNHRPFTPIVSQELSNDMHPTNYKDFKLSNSSNSMDVKALQKSPSIGLKPPPSLNDLANRLSVKRSTSIRATAYSLADLQSATRNFATASLLGEGSVGRVYKAKYADGKVLAVKKISSSFFQSGQKQGFPEVVSSVSKLRHPNIAEIVGYCSEQGHNMLMYEYFRNGSLHQFLHLSDDFSRPLTWNTRVKIALGTARAIEYLHEVCSPPMVHKNIKSSNILLDAELNPHLSDYGFAACHQHTSQNLGVGYNAPECTKPSAYTLKSDVYSFGVVMLEVMTGRMPFDSSRPRSEQCLVRWATPQLHEIDSLEQMVDPALRGLYPPKSLSRFADIIALCVQMEPDFRPAMSEVVQSLARLIQGASRRMEDFNY; encoded by the exons ATGTGCCCTAGCCTCCTAGTGTTAATGGGTGTGGCCTTTTTTGGGATCCTCACTCCAATTGCCCACTCCACCACAGTTGCTCCTGATG TCTCTGCCCTCAATGTTATGTATAACAGCTTGAACTCTCCTTCACAGCTGACTGGTTGGAAGTCGAGTGGAGGTGATCCTTGTGGGGAATCCTGGAAAGGAATCAAATGCTCGGGCTCATCTATAACTGAAAT AAAATTATCTGGCCTTGGACTCACTGGATCGATGGGCTACCAGCTGTCAAGCTTGACATCCGTCACCAACTT TGACATGAGCAAGAACAACCTCAAGGGTGATATACCATATCAACTACCTCCTAATGTACTTCACTT AGATCTTTCTCGAAATGGTTTCACCGGTGGGGTTCCTTATTCGATTTCTCAGATGACTGACCTTAATTATCT AAATCTTGGTCATAATAAACTCAATGGACAGTTAAGTGATATGTTTGGACAACTCCCTAAACTCACTTTGAT GGATCTCTCCTTCAATACACTATCAGGCAATTTGCCTCAGAGTTTTGGATCACTCTCAAGCCTCACCACATT GCGTTTGCAGAACAATCAATTTACTGGTTCAATAAATGTCCTTGCTGACCTTCCCCTCAATGATTT GAATATTGAAAACAACCAATTTACTGGCTGGATCCCAAATGCATTGAATAATATAGATAATATAGA GGCTGGGGGAAATTCCTGGTCATCTGAGCAAGCTCCTCCACCTCCCCCTGGTGCAAGTTCAAAAAATACTCATGCTAGTAGGAGCTCATCCAACAGTGGAAAAGGTGGTGGGAAGTCTGGCATGAGTGGATTAGCCATTGCTGGAGTAGTTTTGGGAAGTTTGCTGGTACTTGTTATTCTACTTGCTCTATTTTCAAGACGatcttctcctcctccttcaCATTTTCTTGATGAAGAGAGGCTTAGCAATCATAGACCATTTACCCCGATTGTATCCCAGGAGTTATCCAATGACATGCACCCCACAAACTACAAAG ACTTTAAGTTGTCGAACTCATCTAATTCAATGGATGTAAAGGCTTTGCAAAAATCTCCTTCTATTGGTCTTAAGCCTCCACCTTCTCTTAATGATTTGGCAAATCGCTTGAGTGTCAAAAGAAGTACTTCTATTCGTGCTACAGCTTATTCCTTGGCGGATTTACAGAGTGCCACTAGAAACTTTGCAACAGCCAGCCTTCTTGGTGAGGGATCTGTTGGGCGTGTTTATAAGGCAAAGTATGCTGACGGAAAG GTGTTGGCTGTAAAAAAGATAAGCTCCTCCTTTTTCCAAAGTGGCCAGAAGCAAGGTTTTCCTGAAGTTGTTTCAAGTGTCTCCAAGCTTCGCCATCCAAATATTGCTGAAATTGTTGGTTATTGTTCAGAACAAGGGCATAACATGTTGATGTATGAGTATTTCAGAAATGGCTCACTACATCAGTTCTTGCACCTGTCAGATGATTTCAGCAGACCACTTACTTGGAACACCAGAGTCAAAATTGCTCTTGGCACAGCCCGGGCTATTGA GTACCTCCATGAGGTTTGCTCTCCACCCATGGTTCACAAGAACATCAAGTCTTCTAATATCTTGCTTGATGCTGAACTCAATCCTCATCTCTCTGACTATGGGTTTGCTGCTTGTCATCAG CATACGAGCCAAAACCTAGGGGTTGGATATAATGCTCCAGAATGCACAAAGCCTTCGGCTTATACGTTGAAGAgtgatgtttatagttttggagTAGTCATGTTGGAGGTAATGACAGGTCGGATGCCTTTTGACAG ttcaagaCCAAGATCGGAACAATGCCTTGTCCGATGGGCCACCCCACAGCTCCATGAGATTGATTCACTAGAACAAATGGTGGACCCTGCTTTGCGTGGTTTGTACCCTCCTAAGTCACTCTCTCGATTTGCAGATATCATTGCTCTCTGTGTACAG atGGAGCCTGACTTCCGGCCAGCCATGTCAGAGGTGGTGCAGAGTTTAGCTCGATTGATTCAAGGGGCTTCTCGTCGGATGGAAGACTTCAACTATTGA
- the LOC117922052 gene encoding protein STRUBBELIG-RECEPTOR FAMILY 5-like isoform X2 produces the protein MCPSLLVLMGVAFFGILTPIAHSTTVAPDVSALNVMYNSLNSPSQLTGWKSSGGDPCGESWKGIKCSGSSITEIKLSGLGLTGSMGYQLSSLTSVTNFDMSKNNLKGDIPYQLPPNVLHLDLSRNGFTGGVPYSISQMTDLNYLNLGHNKLNGQLSDMFGQLPKLTLMDLSFNTLSGNLPQSFGSLSSLTTLRLQNNQFTGSINVLADLPLNDLNIENNQFTGWIPNALNNIDNIEAGGNSWSSEQAPPPPPGASSKNTHASRSSSNSGKGGGKSGMSGLAIAGVVLGSLLVLVILLALFSRRSSPPPSHFLDEERLSNHRPFTPIVSQELSNDMHPTNYKDFKLSNSSNSMDVKALQKSPSIGLKPPPSLNDLANRLSVKRSTSIRATAYSLADLQSATRNFATASLLGEGSVGRVYKAKYADGKVLAVKKISSSFFQSGQKQGFPEVVSSVSKLRHPNIAEIVGYCSEQGHNMLMYEYFRNGSLHQFLHLSDDFSRPLTWNTRVKIALGTARAIEYLHEVCSPPMVHKNIKSSNILLDAELNPHLSDYGFAACHQHTSQNLGVGYNAPECTKPSAYTLKSDVYSFGVVMLEFKTKIGTMPCPMGHPTAP, from the exons ATGTGCCCTAGCCTCCTAGTGTTAATGGGTGTGGCCTTTTTTGGGATCCTCACTCCAATTGCCCACTCCACCACAGTTGCTCCTGATG TCTCTGCCCTCAATGTTATGTATAACAGCTTGAACTCTCCTTCACAGCTGACTGGTTGGAAGTCGAGTGGAGGTGATCCTTGTGGGGAATCCTGGAAAGGAATCAAATGCTCGGGCTCATCTATAACTGAAAT AAAATTATCTGGCCTTGGACTCACTGGATCGATGGGCTACCAGCTGTCAAGCTTGACATCCGTCACCAACTT TGACATGAGCAAGAACAACCTCAAGGGTGATATACCATATCAACTACCTCCTAATGTACTTCACTT AGATCTTTCTCGAAATGGTTTCACCGGTGGGGTTCCTTATTCGATTTCTCAGATGACTGACCTTAATTATCT AAATCTTGGTCATAATAAACTCAATGGACAGTTAAGTGATATGTTTGGACAACTCCCTAAACTCACTTTGAT GGATCTCTCCTTCAATACACTATCAGGCAATTTGCCTCAGAGTTTTGGATCACTCTCAAGCCTCACCACATT GCGTTTGCAGAACAATCAATTTACTGGTTCAATAAATGTCCTTGCTGACCTTCCCCTCAATGATTT GAATATTGAAAACAACCAATTTACTGGCTGGATCCCAAATGCATTGAATAATATAGATAATATAGA GGCTGGGGGAAATTCCTGGTCATCTGAGCAAGCTCCTCCACCTCCCCCTGGTGCAAGTTCAAAAAATACTCATGCTAGTAGGAGCTCATCCAACAGTGGAAAAGGTGGTGGGAAGTCTGGCATGAGTGGATTAGCCATTGCTGGAGTAGTTTTGGGAAGTTTGCTGGTACTTGTTATTCTACTTGCTCTATTTTCAAGACGatcttctcctcctccttcaCATTTTCTTGATGAAGAGAGGCTTAGCAATCATAGACCATTTACCCCGATTGTATCCCAGGAGTTATCCAATGACATGCACCCCACAAACTACAAAG ACTTTAAGTTGTCGAACTCATCTAATTCAATGGATGTAAAGGCTTTGCAAAAATCTCCTTCTATTGGTCTTAAGCCTCCACCTTCTCTTAATGATTTGGCAAATCGCTTGAGTGTCAAAAGAAGTACTTCTATTCGTGCTACAGCTTATTCCTTGGCGGATTTACAGAGTGCCACTAGAAACTTTGCAACAGCCAGCCTTCTTGGTGAGGGATCTGTTGGGCGTGTTTATAAGGCAAAGTATGCTGACGGAAAG GTGTTGGCTGTAAAAAAGATAAGCTCCTCCTTTTTCCAAAGTGGCCAGAAGCAAGGTTTTCCTGAAGTTGTTTCAAGTGTCTCCAAGCTTCGCCATCCAAATATTGCTGAAATTGTTGGTTATTGTTCAGAACAAGGGCATAACATGTTGATGTATGAGTATTTCAGAAATGGCTCACTACATCAGTTCTTGCACCTGTCAGATGATTTCAGCAGACCACTTACTTGGAACACCAGAGTCAAAATTGCTCTTGGCACAGCCCGGGCTATTGA GTACCTCCATGAGGTTTGCTCTCCACCCATGGTTCACAAGAACATCAAGTCTTCTAATATCTTGCTTGATGCTGAACTCAATCCTCATCTCTCTGACTATGGGTTTGCTGCTTGTCATCAG CATACGAGCCAAAACCTAGGGGTTGGATATAATGCTCCAGAATGCACAAAGCCTTCGGCTTATACGTTGAAGAgtgatgtttatagttttggagTAGTCATGTTGGAG ttcaagaCCAAGATCGGAACAATGCCTTGTCCGATGGGCCACCCCACAGCTCCATGA